Proteins from a single region of Seriola aureovittata isolate HTS-2021-v1 ecotype China chromosome 9, ASM2101889v1, whole genome shotgun sequence:
- the mmp23ba gene encoding matrix metalloproteinase-23 has translation MVCSQTPRSLGRGDRGFAPLLAAAALLGLLFAGMQQTTAFPTWRLEEEAHTTVLLIGIRKEARSQVLHLSRNKRYTLTPEQLKWDKFKLTYKLLSFPTNLINASDTRRGIAKAFGMWSDVSPFSFREVPADQEADIKIGFYPVNHTDCLQSHLHHCFDGITGELAHAFFPPTGEIHFDDHEYWILGNMRFSWKKGVWLTDLVHVATHEIGHVLGLMHSMDPKAIMHLNATLTGRKLITQDEVWGLHRLYGCLDRLFICPAWARKGYCDSKRKLMQKHCPSSCDFCYEFPFPTVAPTPAPPRTKHKLVVEGKRLTFRCGKKIASKKGKVYWYKDGELLEFSHPNYISLKDDHITIVANAINEGTYTCIVKKKDKVLTNYSWRVRVRF, from the exons ATGGTGTGCAGTCAGACTCCCAGAAGTTTAGGAAGAGGCGACCGGGGCTTCGCTCcgctgctggctgctgctgcgCTGCTCGGGCTGCTGTTCGCAGGGATGCAACAAACCACAGCGTTCCCCACCTGGAGGTTAGAG GAAGAAGCTCACACCACTGTGTTGCTCATCGGGATCCGCAAAGAGGCCCGGTCGCAAGTGCTTCACCTCTCCAGGAACAAGCGCTACACCCTCACCCCGGAGCAGCTGAAATGGGACAAGTTCAAACTGACATACAA GTTGCTCTCCTTCCCCACAAACTTGATAAACGCCAGTGACACGCGCCGAGGCATCGCCAAGGCCTTCGGCATGTGGAGCGACGTCTCGCCATTCAGCTTCAGAGAGGTGCCAGCTGACCAAGAGGCGGACATAAAGATCG GCTTCTACCCTGTCAACCACACAGACTGCCTGCAGTCCCACTTGCACCATTGTTTCGATGGCATCACGGGAGAGCTGGCTCACGCTTTCTTCCCGCCAACAGGCGAGATCCACTTTGACGACCATGAATACTGGATTCTTGGAAACATGCGCTTCAGCTGGAAGAAAG GGGTTTGGCTGACGGATCTTGTCCATGTGGCGACGCATGAAATCGGCCACGTCCTGGGACTCATGCACTCCATGGACCCGAAAGCTATAATGCACCTGAACGCAACTCTGACGGGGCGCAAGCTCATCACCCAGGATGAAGTGTGGGGTTTACACCGTCTCTATG gATGTTTGGACCGGTTATTTATCTGTCCGGCCTGGGCTCGGAAAGGTTATTGCGACAGCAAGCGCAAGCTGATGCAGAAGCACTGCCCCTCCAGCTGTGATTTCTGTTACG AATTCCCTTTCCCCACCGTGGCCCCCACACCCGCTCCCCCGAGGACCAAACACAAGCTGGTCGTTGAGGGCAAGAGGCTGACTTTTCGCTGTGGGAAGAAAATAGCATCAAAGAAAGGCAAAGTATA CTGGTACAAAGACGGGGAGCTGCTGGAGTTCTCTCACCCGAACTACATCTCCCTGAAAGACGACCACATCACTATAGTGGCCAACGCCATCAACGAGGGCACATACACCTGCATCgtgaagaaaaaagacaaagttcTCACTAACTACTCGTGGAGGGTGCGTGTGCGCTTCTGA
- the ubiad1 gene encoding ubiA prenyltransferase domain-containing protein 1, which yields MAKEQKQSRAETFVLAGSNGHNGQQWQTGLNNMVGYPPGANHRSRMARVASNVRHKCAAYVLALRPWSFSASLTPVALGSALAYKLEGSVDLVILMVCAVAVLVVHGAGNLVNTYYDFSKGIDHKKSDDRTLVDEILAPQDVVMFGALLYSLGCLCATLLYFLSTLRLEHLALIYFGGLSSSFLYTGGIGLKYVALGDVVILITFGPLAVMFAHAVQVGYLSVLPLVYAVPLALNTEAILHSNNTRDMDSDKQAGIVTLAILVGPTLSYVLYNLLLFVPYVLFCILATRYTISMALPLLTLPMAFPLEKQFRSRCYAKIPQKTAKLNLLMGLFYVFGIILAPPGSLPLL from the exons ATGGCCAAAGAGCAGAAACAAAGCAGGGCAGAAACATTTGTTCTGGCTGGATCTAACGGTCACAATGGCCAGCAATGGCAGACTGGTCTGAATAACATGGTCGGTTACCCTCCAGGCGCTAACCACAGGTCGAGGATGGCCCGCGTCGCATCAAATGTCAGGCATAAATGTGCGGCGTATGTGCTGGCACTGAGACCGTGGAGTTTCAGTGCCTCGCTCACGCCGGTGGCCCTCGGCAGCGCCTTGGCGTATAAACTGGAGGGCTCTGTGGACTTGGTCATCCTGATGGTGTGCGCGGTCGCCGTCCTCGTAGTCCACGGGGCGGGCAACCTTGTGAACACCTATTATGACTTCTCCAAAGGGATTGACCATAAGAAGAGTGACGATAGGACTCTTGTGGATGAAATACTGGCACCGCAGGATGTTGTTATGTTCGGAGCGTTGTTATATTCTTTAGGGTGCTTGTGTGCCACTCTGCTCTACTTCCTGTCTACACTCAGACTGGAGCACCTAGCTCTTATTTACTTTGGGGGACTGTCCAGCTCTTTTTTATACACTGGAG GCATCGGCCTCAAGTACGTGGCCCTGGGAGACGTGGTAATCCTCATTACCTTCGGCCCTCTGGCAGTCATGTTTGCCCATGCTGTGCAGGTCGGCTACCTGTCGGTGCTGCCCCTGGTGTACGCTGTCCCACTGGCCCTCAACACAGAGGCCATCctccacagcaacaacaccagAGACATGGACTCTGACAAGCAGGCGGGCATCGTCACGCTGGCCATCCTCGTAGGCCCCACGCTCTCCTACGTCCTCTACAACCTCCTGCTCTTTGTCCCCTACGTGCTTTTCTGCATCCTCGCCACCCGGTACACCATCAGCATGGCGCTGCCTCTGCTCACGCTGCCCATGGCGTTCCCTTTGGAGAAGCAGTTCCGCAGCCGATGCTACGCCAAGATCCCCCAGAAGACCGCCAAGCTCAACCTCCTCATGGGACTTTTCTACGTGTTCGGGATCATTCTGGCGCCTCCTGGCAGCTTGCCGTTACTGTGA